A genomic window from Cloacibacillus evryensis DSM 19522 includes:
- a CDS encoding MerR family transcriptional regulator, with translation MDFQRLTIGQMAKLNHISEQTLRLYAREGLLTPHTVDGRSGYRYYHIMQSARLDMIQYMKSYGMTLKEVKEYLDRSDAKGILEMLAKQSGAIDGQIRALERSKRAIARTMENYRRYEALPKDDLIFIEYIPERRIYCYPSQRNFFETDSAGYEFMLRELKEDLIASDLPITYFCNVGTVMRRGRLLSGNFYANEVFLFVDEEIGERCELLPGGLYCCLCSDDCLDETGNARRLLAEIKERGFRLNGDYICEVILDFPVFDTESRKMFYKLQIPIQVK, from the coding sequence ATGGATTTTCAGCGGCTTACGATAGGACAGATGGCAAAGCTCAACCATATCTCGGAGCAGACCCTGCGGCTTTACGCGCGCGAGGGGCTGCTGACGCCGCATACGGTCGACGGCAGGAGCGGCTACCGTTATTACCACATCATGCAGTCGGCGCGGCTCGACATGATCCAGTACATGAAGTCATACGGAATGACGCTCAAAGAGGTCAAGGAATATCTCGACCGCAGCGACGCGAAGGGGATACTGGAGATGCTCGCGAAGCAAAGCGGGGCCATCGACGGGCAGATACGGGCGCTGGAGCGCAGCAAGCGGGCGATCGCGCGCACCATGGAAAACTACCGGCGTTACGAAGCTCTGCCCAAAGACGACCTTATTTTTATCGAATATATCCCCGAGCGGCGCATCTACTGTTACCCCTCGCAAAGAAATTTTTTCGAGACGGACAGCGCCGGCTATGAATTTATGCTGCGCGAGCTGAAAGAGGACCTGATCGCAAGCGACCTGCCGATAACCTATTTCTGCAATGTCGGCACGGTCATGCGGCGCGGGCGGCTGTTGTCGGGCAATTTCTACGCCAACGAGGTGTTCCTCTTCGTGGACGAGGAGATAGGCGAAAGGTGCGAGCTGCTGCCGGGCGGCCTTTACTGCTGCCTATGTTCGGACGACTGCCTCGACGAGACAGGGAACGCGCGCCGCCTGCTCGCGGAGATAAAGGAACGCGGCTTCCGGCTCAACGGCGATTACATCTGCGAAGTGATCCTCGATTTTCCCGTTTTTGACACGGAAAGCCGCAAAATGTTTTATAAGCTCCAGATACCGATCCAGGTGAAATAA
- a CDS encoding BMP family lipoprotein, translated as MKKFILPAALILMVLMECSAFAAPKRIALMLEGADTASASGFNWLCLEGMRNAQVRFGNKKISTRYYNALDDKNKLLPLLKEAAASSDLVIITSVAYIKYLPEVRREYPSCSFLTFDTNNIDGITEIAFREEEGGFLAGALAAMITTRVDLERINDGKKIGIILGDKTPPVERFKRGYIAGAWYVDPGIEVLCEYTNDFFDRAKAAAAAMKLKNAGADIIFCVNGAAGIGAIERAKEGGYWTIGVDTELESEYPEMVLTSVVKRSGHVIYKVIENFVQNKLPRDRFSLGLKEDCIDISTWTRETKRNVPIDIRKRIDELEEKVSSGLIKIKETNYQGMSVK; from the coding sequence ATGAAAAAATTTATTCTGCCGGCGGCGCTTATTTTGATGGTGCTGATGGAATGCTCCGCGTTCGCCGCTCCGAAGCGGATAGCGCTGATGCTGGAGGGGGCCGACACCGCCTCCGCCTCCGGATTTAACTGGCTCTGTCTTGAGGGTATGAGAAACGCCCAGGTGCGTTTCGGGAATAAAAAGATATCCACGCGATATTATAACGCGCTCGACGATAAAAATAAGCTGCTGCCGCTGCTCAAAGAGGCCGCCGCTTCGTCCGACCTGGTCATCATCACCTCGGTCGCCTATATCAAATACCTGCCGGAGGTGCGGAGGGAATATCCCTCATGTTCGTTCCTCACCTTTGACACCAACAATATAGACGGTATAACTGAGATCGCTTTCCGTGAGGAGGAGGGCGGGTTTCTTGCCGGCGCTTTGGCCGCGATGATCACGACGAGAGTTGACCTTGAGCGCATCAATGACGGTAAAAAAATCGGCATCATCCTGGGAGATAAAACTCCTCCCGTAGAACGCTTCAAACGAGGCTATATCGCCGGGGCCTGGTACGTCGATCCTGGTATCGAGGTGCTGTGCGAGTATACGAACGATTTCTTTGACCGCGCGAAGGCGGCCGCGGCGGCGATGAAGCTGAAGAACGCCGGCGCGGATATAATATTCTGTGTCAACGGCGCCGCCGGCATCGGCGCGATAGAGCGCGCCAAAGAGGGCGGATACTGGACGATCGGCGTCGATACGGAGCTTGAGAGCGAATATCCGGAAATGGTGCTGACCAGCGTCGTCAAGCGCAGCGGCCATGTGATCTATAAGGTAATAGAGAATTTCGTGCAGAATAAGCTTCCAAGGGATCGTTTCTCCCTTGGACTGAAGGAGGACTGCATAGACATTTCGACGTGGACCCGCGAGACGAAGCGGAACGTCCCCATTGACATCCGCAAGCGTATCGACGAGCTGGAGGAGAAGGTGTCATCCGGGCTCATCAAGATAAAAGAGACGAATTACCAGGGAATGTCAGTCAAATAG
- a CDS encoding 4Fe-4S binding protein yields MAHNHTHGSPYSRLAERLNRFPQGAPESKLLFDILKILMTEKEAGLMAQLPIKPFSARQAAEIWNLSDCEAQKVLDELARRAILVDIEQGGKQIYAVPPPMAGFFEFSLMRVREDIDQKTLSELFHQYITVEEDFMRDLVRGGDIQMGRIFPQEPQIPDEYALHVLDYERATNVIDTASDIGVSMCYCRHKALHAGTVCDAPMDICMTFNTTAATLIKHGHARRVEAAECRDLLAQAYDHNLVQFGENVRRRVNFICNCCSCCCEALLAIKRFGVAQTICSNFISAIETEKCVGCGKCRKICPVDAIGMTEENGVKKARVVPERCIGCGVCIKHCPTKALQLEPRPNRMITPLDTTHRIVAMATERGKLQELIFDNKVLFSHRLLGGVLGAILKLPGLQRSFAQAQLKSRYLETMISRAAGGGTRKEG; encoded by the coding sequence ATGGCACACAACCACACACATGGGTCGCCCTATTCCCGCCTCGCGGAGAGGCTCAACAGGTTTCCGCAGGGCGCGCCCGAATCAAAGTTGCTCTTTGATATATTGAAGATTTTGATGACAGAGAAAGAGGCGGGGCTGATGGCCCAGCTTCCGATAAAACCCTTCAGCGCTCGTCAGGCGGCGGAGATTTGGAATCTTTCGGACTGTGAGGCGCAGAAGGTCCTCGACGAGTTGGCCCGCCGCGCCATCCTCGTCGACATAGAGCAGGGCGGGAAACAGATTTACGCCGTACCGCCGCCGATGGCCGGCTTTTTTGAATTTTCGCTGATGCGCGTGCGCGAGGATATCGACCAAAAGACGCTCAGCGAGCTTTTCCATCAGTACATCACCGTTGAGGAGGACTTCATGCGCGACCTCGTCCGCGGCGGCGATATCCAGATGGGGCGCATCTTCCCGCAGGAGCCGCAGATACCGGACGAATACGCGCTGCACGTCCTTGATTACGAGCGCGCGACGAACGTCATCGACACCGCCTCGGACATCGGCGTCAGCATGTGCTACTGCCGTCACAAGGCGCTGCACGCCGGCACCGTCTGCGACGCGCCGATGGATATCTGCATGACCTTCAACACGACGGCGGCGACGCTCATCAAGCACGGCCACGCGCGCCGGGTGGAGGCCGCGGAGTGCCGCGACCTGCTCGCGCAGGCCTACGACCACAACCTCGTACAGTTCGGCGAGAACGTCAGGCGGCGCGTCAACTTTATCTGCAACTGCTGCTCCTGCTGCTGCGAGGCGCTGCTCGCGATAAAGCGCTTCGGAGTCGCGCAGACGATCTGTTCCAACTTCATCTCCGCGATCGAAACGGAAAAATGCGTCGGCTGCGGCAAGTGCCGGAAGATCTGCCCCGTCGACGCGATCGGGATGACGGAGGAAAATGGCGTGAAAAAAGCGCGCGTCGTTCCCGAGCGCTGCATCGGCTGCGGCGTCTGCATCAAGCATTGCCCGACTAAGGCGCTTCAGCTGGAGCCGCGCCCCAACAGGATGATAACGCCGCTCGATACGACACACAGAATCGTCGCGATGGCGACGGAGCGCGGCAAACTGCAGGAGCTGATCTTCGACAACAAGGTCCTCTTCAGCCACCGGCTGCTCGGCGGCGTGCTCGGCGCTATCCTCAAGCTGCCCGGCCTCCAGCGCTCCTTCGCGCAGGCCCAGCTCAAGTCGAGATATCTCGAAACGATGATATCACGGGCCGCGGGAGGCGGGACACGGAAAGAGGGATAG
- the gltS gene encoding sodium/glutamate symporter: MSDIFVVKMDFIQTMAFAAILYWLGVTLCRRVKFLIRYNIPPAVAGGLLFALLRLLAASRVGFEFDLTLMEPFMIAFFTTIGLGASVALLRRGGRAAFRLLLAACLLLVLQNAAAIMIGKLSGLDPLLSVLAGSATMTGGHGTGLVFADEFEKVLGLQGAQAAAIACATFGVLAGSLLGGPIAERLIKGRSLANEANIGENYRKEMIPDVFSFGDTGEEINTHSILMAVFQITFAVGLGMWFSEWLGARGILLPAYAIALVAGMAIRNAGDHARLFRVNPRIVKHISGACLSFFLAFALMSVDLTALAGLAAPLISILAVQVVLMILFAFYVTFRLTGGDYQAAVITAGHAGFGLGATPNAIANMEAVCAKYGMAPDAFFAVAAVGAFFIDIVNVVVINVLVKLFA, translated from the coding sequence ATGTCTGATATTTTTGTGGTGAAGATGGACTTTATTCAGACTATGGCCTTTGCCGCGATCCTTTACTGGCTTGGCGTCACCCTCTGCCGCCGCGTGAAGTTCCTTATACGCTACAACATCCCGCCCGCGGTCGCCGGCGGTCTGTTATTCGCGCTGCTCCGGCTGCTTGCCGCCTCCAGGGTCGGCTTTGAATTCGACCTTACTCTCATGGAACCGTTTATGATCGCCTTTTTTACCACTATAGGGCTCGGCGCGAGCGTCGCTCTGCTCAGGAGGGGCGGCCGGGCGGCCTTCCGGCTGCTGCTGGCGGCCTGTCTTTTGCTGGTGCTGCAGAACGCCGCGGCAATAATGATCGGTAAACTTTCGGGGCTCGATCCGCTGCTCTCGGTGCTGGCAGGCTCCGCTACGATGACGGGCGGACACGGGACCGGGCTCGTCTTTGCCGACGAATTTGAAAAGGTGCTCGGCCTTCAGGGAGCTCAGGCGGCGGCGATCGCCTGCGCCACCTTCGGCGTGCTTGCCGGGTCGCTGCTCGGCGGACCGATCGCCGAACGGCTCATCAAGGGGCGCTCTCTCGCTAATGAGGCAAACATCGGCGAGAATTACCGCAAAGAGATGATACCCGACGTCTTCAGCTTCGGGGATACCGGCGAGGAGATAAACACCCATTCGATCCTGATGGCCGTCTTCCAGATAACATTCGCCGTCGGGCTGGGGATGTGGTTCAGCGAATGGCTCGGCGCGCGCGGCATACTTTTGCCGGCGTACGCTATCGCCCTGGTCGCGGGGATGGCGATACGCAACGCGGGTGACCACGCGCGGCTGTTTCGCGTCAATCCGCGCATAGTGAAACACATCAGCGGCGCCTGCCTCTCCTTTTTTCTCGCCTTCGCGCTGATGTCCGTCGACCTGACGGCGCTGGCCGGCCTGGCCGCCCCTCTGATATCCATCCTTGCCGTTCAGGTCGTCCTGATGATACTCTTTGCCTTTTATGTGACTTTCCGCCTTACCGGAGGCGACTATCAGGCGGCCGTCATCACGGCGGGACATGCCGGTTTCGGCCTTGGCGCGACTCCTAACGCGATCGCGAATATGGAGGCGGTCTGCGCGAAGTACGGAATGGCCCCGGACGCCTTTTTCGCGGTGGCGGCGGTCGGAGCCTTTTTCATCGACATCGTCAATGTCGTAGTGATAAATGTGCTGGTAAAGCTTTTCGCCTAA
- a CDS encoding NADH:flavin oxidoreductase produces MLFDAFELRGVRLRNRLCAAPLASSSGDGLGLPTERSFEVYGKIAASGVALVNVEHCAVNPSGRVRPEQFLADSDRAAAAHAKIAALIREGGKTAVAQISHGGANISSAGVFEMEGFRCLSPSGVKVGKVWDKLRREPEKLSLPEIKKIVEDFAASAERMVRLGGYDGVMIHAAHGYLAGQFLSPLTNLRDDAYGGTGYRRARFLYEITDAVRHTLPDALLSVRLGAADTMPDEKPRGLTVADAGAVARELAALGADLLSVSGNLCGYGADRTDGAYFSPYAAAIREAVGVKVPVECTGGVRGIGNAERLLADGCCDLIGVGRPLLSDAGFLDKWRADL; encoded by the coding sequence ATGCTCTTTGACGCTTTTGAACTGCGCGGCGTCCGGCTGCGCAACCGCCTTTGCGCGGCTCCTTTGGCCTCCTCCTCGGGTGACGGACTCGGGCTCCCCACGGAACGGTCGTTTGAGGTCTACGGAAAGATCGCCGCCTCCGGCGTCGCGCTTGTCAACGTCGAACACTGCGCGGTGAATCCCTCCGGGCGCGTAAGGCCCGAGCAGTTCCTGGCCGACAGCGACAGAGCGGCCGCCGCGCACGCGAAGATCGCGGCGCTGATAAGGGAGGGCGGCAAAACCGCCGTCGCCCAGATAAGCCACGGAGGCGCGAACATTTCAAGCGCCGGAGTTTTTGAAATGGAAGGTTTTCGCTGCCTGTCGCCGTCGGGCGTGAAGGTGGGCAAGGTTTGGGATAAGCTCCGGCGAGAGCCAGAGAAACTCTCTCTGCCGGAGATAAAAAAGATCGTCGAGGATTTTGCCGCCTCCGCCGAACGTATGGTGCGCCTCGGCGGCTATGACGGCGTCATGATACACGCCGCGCACGGTTATCTGGCCGGACAGTTCCTGAGCCCGCTGACAAATCTGCGCGACGACGCTTATGGCGGCACGGGATACCGGCGCGCGCGCTTTCTCTACGAGATCACCGACGCCGTGCGGCACACTCTGCCGGACGCGCTCCTGTCAGTGCGCCTCGGGGCCGCCGACACGATGCCGGACGAAAAACCGCGCGGCCTTACAGTGGCGGATGCCGGGGCCGTCGCCCGCGAACTCGCCGCGCTCGGCGCGGACCTGCTGAGCGTCTCCGGCAACCTTTGCGGTTACGGCGCCGACCGTACCGACGGAGCTTACTTCTCCCCCTACGCCGCGGCAATTCGTGAGGCCGTCGGCGTAAAGGTCCCTGTGGAATGCACCGGCGGGGTCCGCGGCATCGGAAACGCCGAGCGCCTGCTCGCGGACGGATGCTGCGATCTCATCGGAGTTGGTAGGCCGCTTTTATCCGACGCCGGTTTCCTTGATAAATGGAGGGCTGATCTATGA
- a CDS encoding M55 family metallopeptidase, producing the protein MKIYISSDMEGSTGVVSAAQVDCTKPQYAFGRAMQAADVAAAVKAAIDSGAECVVVNDSHCTMTNLDIAGFGGEVRLITGAPKLLGMVEGARGCDAAIFLGYHAMAGTEKAVLDHTFDQHTIYGLAINGRKMGETGVNALLCGALGVPVIMVSGDDALCLEAGSLLGRQLETCSVKEGLGRAAALCLTPESSAELIRSGVKRAVERLKKGEFAPFTPAAPYLLEVTLMNTLQTDAASLVPGAVRTAARTLRFETEDALELRRFLYSLMECAAATLSSY; encoded by the coding sequence ATGAAAATTTACATAAGTTCGGATATGGAGGGCTCGACGGGAGTTGTGAGCGCCGCGCAGGTCGACTGTACAAAGCCGCAGTATGCCTTTGGCAGGGCCATGCAGGCCGCCGACGTCGCCGCCGCCGTAAAGGCCGCCATTGATTCCGGGGCCGAGTGCGTGGTCGTCAATGATTCTCACTGCACGATGACGAATCTGGATATCGCGGGATTCGGCGGCGAGGTACGGCTGATAACGGGCGCGCCGAAGCTGCTCGGCATGGTCGAGGGCGCGAGAGGCTGCGACGCCGCGATATTTTTGGGATATCACGCGATGGCCGGTACCGAGAAAGCGGTGCTCGACCATACCTTTGACCAGCACACAATATACGGACTGGCTATAAACGGCCGGAAGATGGGAGAGACAGGCGTCAACGCGCTGCTCTGCGGCGCTCTTGGCGTGCCCGTCATCATGGTCAGCGGCGACGACGCGCTCTGCCTGGAGGCCGGAAGCCTGCTCGGCCGGCAGCTTGAGACCTGTTCCGTCAAAGAGGGGCTGGGACGCGCCGCCGCGCTGTGTCTTACGCCCGAGAGCAGCGCCGAACTGATACGTTCAGGAGTGAAGAGAGCGGTGGAACGGCTGAAAAAAGGAGAGTTTGCTCCCTTCACCCCCGCCGCGCCATACCTGCTCGAAGTGACGCTGATGAACACCCTGCAGACCGACGCCGCCTCGCTGGTGCCCGGGGCGGTCAGAACCGCGGCGCGCACGCTGCGCTTTGAGACGGAGGATGCGCTTGAGCTGCGCCGTTTCCTTTACTCTCTGATGGAGTGCGCGGCGGCGACGCTTTCTTCTTATTGA
- a CDS encoding dihydrodipicolinate reductase, with protein MDRKVRVAQYGCGKMSKYLMRYVIEKGGELAAAFDMNPAVIGRDVCEIIGGAPVGVKISPASEAEAVLKAVKPDVCIIATRSTMAELKEAFTACAKNGVNAITTCEEALYPWNSSPDITKELDELAKAHGCTLCGSGYPDLYWGTMVTNLAGSSAKITKIHGSSSYNVEDYGIALAKGHGAGLTIAEFEREIGNYNSLSSDKIKALVEKGGYIPSYMWNQNGWLCEKLGLTITSQTQRCVPCTYKEDLHSQTLGMTIKAGDATGMSAIVTTETAEGVTLETECVGKVYAPGEFDRNEWTLCGEPETTVIVNRPATVELTCATIVNRLPQLIDARPGYVTTNNLPDNAYMVKPINFYVKSK; from the coding sequence ATGGATCGTAAAGTCAGAGTTGCGCAATATGGATGCGGCAAAATGAGCAAGTACCTTATGCGTTACGTGATCGAAAAGGGCGGCGAACTTGCGGCGGCCTTTGATATGAATCCCGCCGTAATCGGCAGGGACGTCTGTGAGATCATCGGCGGCGCTCCCGTCGGCGTAAAGATATCCCCCGCCTCGGAGGCGGAGGCGGTATTAAAGGCGGTGAAGCCGGACGTCTGCATCATCGCCACGCGCAGTACGATGGCCGAGCTGAAAGAGGCCTTCACGGCCTGCGCAAAGAACGGCGTCAACGCCATAACGACATGCGAGGAGGCCCTTTATCCCTGGAACTCGTCGCCGGATATCACAAAGGAACTTGACGAACTGGCGAAGGCCCATGGCTGCACGCTCTGCGGCAGCGGCTATCCCGACCTCTATTGGGGCACGATGGTCACCAACCTCGCCGGATCTTCGGCAAAGATAACAAAGATACACGGCTCCAGCAGCTACAATGTGGAGGACTACGGCATCGCGCTCGCGAAGGGTCACGGCGCGGGGCTGACGATCGCGGAGTTTGAGAGGGAGATCGGCAACTACAACAGCCTCTCGTCGGACAAGATAAAGGCGCTCGTGGAAAAGGGCGGCTACATCCCCTCCTACATGTGGAACCAGAACGGCTGGCTCTGTGAAAAGCTCGGACTCACGATCACCTCGCAGACACAGAGGTGCGTGCCCTGCACCTATAAAGAAGATCTGCACTCGCAGACGCTCGGCATGACGATAAAGGCCGGGGACGCCACGGGGATGTCGGCGATCGTGACGACGGAGACGGCGGAGGGAGTCACGCTGGAGACCGAGTGCGTCGGCAAGGTCTACGCCCCCGGCGAGTTCGACCGGAACGAGTGGACGCTCTGCGGAGAACCGGAGACCACGGTGATCGTCAACCGCCCCGCGACGGTGGAGCTGACCTGCGCGACGATCGTCAACCGCCTGCCGCAGCTGATAGACGCCAGGCCGGGGTATGTAACGACGAACAACCTGCCTGACAACGCCTATATGGTGAAACCGATAAATTTCTACGTCAAGAGCAAATAA
- the ychF gene encoding redox-regulated ATPase YchF → MLHCGIVGLPLSGKSTVFNVITRAGAEVKPYAGGKTDPNKAVVSVPDRRFDELVKINSPRKETPAQVEFVDLAGLSRGAGKGEGLGNAFLSFVADADALIQVIRCFGNPAVEHPEGSVDPVRDWDILDNELIFRDLAVIENRLGKLRAKKKLTPDEDKEKALLEKCYDCLMEERPLSSIELKPEEWRQLRGFSFVTSKPQIILLNLDESQSEESRIPKWDELKKRAEEHGAKLCTLYGSLEMDIMDLSPEEAAEFTEGLNISEPGRERLIEEAYRVLGLISFFTSGPDEVRAWTLHKGETAVDAAGTIHSDLARGFIRAQVVAYDDYMKYGHSFDDCRKAGVLRLEGKEYIVKDGDMIEIRFNV, encoded by the coding sequence ATGCTGCATTGCGGAATCGTTGGATTGCCTCTGAGCGGAAAATCTACAGTATTTAATGTGATAACGAGAGCCGGCGCGGAGGTGAAGCCTTACGCGGGAGGGAAAACAGACCCCAATAAGGCCGTCGTCTCCGTTCCCGACAGGCGCTTTGACGAGCTTGTGAAGATCAACTCGCCTCGCAAAGAGACCCCGGCGCAGGTGGAATTTGTCGACCTGGCCGGACTGTCGCGCGGCGCGGGGAAGGGCGAGGGGCTGGGCAACGCCTTTCTCTCTTTCGTCGCCGACGCGGACGCCCTCATTCAAGTGATCCGCTGTTTCGGCAACCCGGCGGTGGAGCATCCCGAAGGCTCGGTCGATCCCGTGCGGGACTGGGATATTCTTGACAACGAGCTGATTTTTCGCGACCTCGCCGTAATTGAGAACCGTCTCGGCAAACTCCGCGCGAAGAAAAAGCTGACGCCGGACGAAGACAAGGAAAAGGCGCTGCTCGAAAAATGCTATGACTGCCTGATGGAGGAACGGCCGCTTTCGAGCATCGAGCTGAAACCGGAGGAATGGCGGCAGCTTCGCGGATTCTCCTTCGTAACGTCGAAACCGCAGATAATCCTGCTTAACCTTGACGAGAGCCAGAGCGAGGAATCCCGTATCCCAAAGTGGGACGAACTCAAAAAACGGGCCGAAGAGCACGGCGCGAAGCTCTGCACGCTTTACGGCAGCCTGGAGATGGATATTATGGACCTTTCTCCCGAAGAGGCGGCGGAGTTCACCGAGGGGCTCAATATCTCCGAGCCGGGACGCGAACGCCTCATAGAGGAGGCTTACCGCGTACTCGGCCTTATCAGCTTCTTCACCTCCGGCCCCGACGAAGTGCGCGCCTGGACCCTGCACAAAGGCGAGACGGCGGTGGACGCGGCGGGAACGATACATTCGGACCTCGCCCGCGGTTTTATCCGCGCGCAGGTCGTGGCCTATGACGATTATATGAAATACGGGCACTCCTTCGACGATTGCCGCAAGGCCGGGGTGCTCCGCCTTGAGGGAAAGGAATATATCGTAAAAGACGGAGATATGATCGAGATACGCTTCAACGTTTAA
- the gltS gene encoding sodium/glutamate symporter has product MTELRFNLVETVAFATAILWLGMFLRKRISFLSKYNIPAPVIGGVIFALASWALKDSFSFNFDMLVKDPLMITFFTSIGLAASFKMLKQGGPQVFIFLMIASVLVILQDVLAVALSYATGIHPLLGMLAGSITMSGGHGTGAVYANLFEKQYGLAGGMELAMAAATFGLVMGSILGGPVARRIIERNHLAKSHLNPDEMTYETVDESLDAASDGPVSASVLMTTLMQITIAMSAGAFIYEELVKIGIQLPTYLCALFVGIFIRNLSDVSGLYKVHLRLADTIGAVALSLFLALSLMSLKLWQLADLAGPMSLILLGETLLMGFYAYFITFNVMRRDYTAAVIAGGHCGFGLGATPNAIANMDAITSNYGAAPRAFFVVSIVGAFFIDIVNAVVIQSFVAFL; this is encoded by the coding sequence ATGACAGAACTCCGCTTCAATCTCGTCGAGACCGTGGCTTTCGCCACCGCCATTCTCTGGCTGGGTATGTTTCTCAGAAAGAGGATATCCTTTCTGAGCAAGTATAATATACCGGCGCCGGTGATCGGCGGCGTGATCTTCGCGCTGGCGAGCTGGGCGCTCAAAGACAGTTTCTCTTTCAATTTCGACATGCTCGTCAAAGATCCGCTGATGATAACCTTCTTCACGAGCATAGGGCTTGCCGCGAGCTTCAAAATGCTGAAGCAGGGCGGGCCGCAGGTTTTTATCTTTCTTATGATCGCCTCTGTCCTGGTGATCCTGCAGGACGTGCTGGCCGTGGCTCTTTCCTACGCGACGGGGATACATCCGCTGCTCGGTATGCTGGCCGGTTCCATCACGATGTCCGGGGGCCATGGCACCGGCGCGGTCTACGCCAACCTTTTTGAGAAACAATACGGCCTCGCGGGCGGCATGGAGCTTGCGATGGCCGCCGCCACATTCGGCCTCGTAATGGGTTCCATCCTCGGGGGCCCGGTGGCGCGCCGCATCATAGAACGCAATCACCTGGCAAAATCGCATCTTAACCCTGATGAAATGACCTATGAGACGGTCGATGAGAGTCTCGACGCCGCCTCTGACGGCCCGGTTTCAGCCTCCGTGCTGATGACGACGCTGATGCAGATCACGATCGCGATGAGCGCCGGCGCTTTCATCTACGAGGAACTGGTCAAGATCGGCATACAGCTTCCCACGTATCTGTGCGCGCTCTTCGTCGGCATCTTTATCCGCAACCTGAGCGACGTCAGCGGGCTGTACAAGGTCCACCTGCGGCTTGCCGACACCATCGGCGCCGTCGCCCTTTCGCTCTTCCTCGCGCTCTCCCTGATGTCGCTCAAACTCTGGCAGCTGGCCGACCTTGCCGGGCCGATGTCGCTGATCCTGCTTGGAGAGACTCTGTTGATGGGATTCTACGCCTATTTTATAACCTTCAACGTAATGCGCCGCGATTACACGGCGGCGGTGATCGCCGGGGGACACTGCGGTTTTGGCCTCGGTGCCACGCCTAACGCCATCGCCAATATGGACGCGATCACAAGCAACTACGGCGCCGCGCCGCGCGCCTTCTTTGTCGTCTCCATCGTCGGGGCGTTCTTCATCGATATCGTGAACGCCGTCGTCATACAGAGCTTTGTGGCGTTTCTTTAG
- a CDS encoding ROK family protein, which translates to MKRIGIDLGGHTISAGPVDFSNERPRIISARTVPTPEKRDLLSVTRALEELILPWTAPGVECSVGIGIPGFADKERRRILRLTNFSGCDGVYLGETISADLRELGVKAVIRLENDANCAALGEGAAGAARGMSDYVVLTLGTGIGAGIVTNGRLLSGAHGMAAECGHMAVSGDPALSGCGCGGRGHLEESASADWLERRAGLLGLPPVFREIWERRRTDKNAADLLAPALEALARGIASLAVTLDPEAVILSGGMSLAAGLADELRERIEKYLPRPFRPVFILKNSELGGEAAVIGAASLGQEMCKR; encoded by the coding sequence ATGAAAAGAATAGGGATCGACCTCGGAGGACATACGATATCGGCGGGCCCGGTCGATTTTTCCAATGAACGGCCGCGGATAATTTCCGCGCGGACCGTCCCCACTCCGGAAAAAAGGGATCTCTTGAGCGTTACCCGCGCCCTCGAGGAGCTGATATTGCCGTGGACCGCCCCAGGCGTGGAATGTTCGGTCGGAATAGGCATCCCCGGCTTTGCAGACAAGGAACGGCGGCGGATACTCCGCCTCACAAACTTTTCCGGCTGCGACGGAGTATATCTGGGAGAAACGATATCGGCTGACCTCAGGGAACTCGGCGTCAAGGCCGTGATCCGTCTGGAGAACGACGCGAACTGCGCGGCGCTCGGAGAGGGGGCCGCGGGCGCGGCGCGCGGAATGAGCGATTATGTGGTGCTCACCCTGGGTACCGGTATCGGAGCCGGCATCGTGACAAACGGCAGGCTGCTGTCCGGGGCGCATGGAATGGCGGCGGAATGCGGACATATGGCGGTCAGCGGCGACCCGGCGCTCAGCGGCTGCGGCTGCGGCGGCAGGGGACATCTTGAGGAATCCGCCTCCGCCGACTGGCTGGAGCGGCGCGCCGGGCTTCTGGGGCTGCCGCCCGTCTTTCGTGAAATATGGGAACGCCGCCGTACGGACAAAAACGCGGCGGACCTCCTTGCCCCCGCGCTTGAGGCGCTGGCGCGCGGAATCGCCTCGCTCGCGGTGACGCTGGACCCGGAGGCGGTCATTCTCAGCGGCGGCATGAGCCTGGCCGCCGGGCTCGCCGACGAGCTGCGGGAGAGGATCGAAAAATACCTTCCCCGGCCCTTCCGGCCTGTTTTCATTTTAAAAAATTCAGAATTGGGAGGCGAAGCCGCGGTGATCGGCGCCGCCTCTCTGGGACAGGAGATGTGTAAGAGATGA